The following are encoded together in the Cicer arietinum cultivar CDC Frontier isolate Library 1 chromosome 2, Cicar.CDCFrontier_v2.0, whole genome shotgun sequence genome:
- the LOC101498187 gene encoding protein JOKA2-like yields the protein MDHPVSSRDPRCSYQNTKEFRHSKIPPHILKTMQGQSFILDVNVLDGTKIWPMRNNGTLVWPKGTQLVWIGGHKLSDLFSVDLEVPKDGVPMEKELGIAVEFIALQLPGRYISYWRMASLSGSQGLNLNIPLGVGGYEGTRVIDINVQPIEDDSFPQKVDKAPWQELENEFPTNEAIFVQWNLHRSVSYPIIDFSGTAPAVPSYQQTSTMGALSPSLGMDESDLVEEALIRELEEMGFTQVGLNKMILRMNEYNLEQSVEHLCRVSEWHPILD from the exons ATGGACCATCCCGTATCTTCTCGGGATCCAAGATGTTCATATCAGAATACTAAAGAATTT AGGCATTCAAAGATCCCACCACATATTCTTAAAACAATGCAAGGCCAAAGTTTCATTTTGGATGTCAATGTCTTGGATGGTACAAAGATTTGGCCAATGCGCAACAATGGCACTTTAGTGTGGCCCAAGGGAACTCAACTTGTTTGGATTGGTGGACACAAATTAAGTGACTTGTTTTCTGTTGACTTAGAG GTTCCTAAGGATGGTGTACCCATGGAGAAGGAGCTTGGCATTGCAGTTGAGTTTATAGCGCTCCAGTTACCTGGTAGATACATATCATACTGGAGGATGGCATCTCTCTCTGG CTCTCAAGGTCTGAACTTGAATATTCCCCTTGGTGTTGGTGGCTATGAAGGGACTCGGGTTATAGATATCAATGTTCAACCTATTGAGGATGATTCTTTCCCTCAAAAGGTTGATAAGGCACCATGGCAGGAACTGGAAAACGAATTTCCTACCAATGAGGCTATATTTGTTCAGTGGAACCTTCATCGATCTGTTTCTTACCCCATTATCGATTTCTCTGGCACGGCCCCAGCTGTTCCTTCCTATCAGCAAACCTCAACTATGGGTGCACTATCACCATCTCTAGGGATGGATGAAAGTGATTTGGTAGAAGAGGCCCTCATCAGAGAGCTTGAGGAGATGGGTTTTACGCAAGTTGGTCTAAACAAAATGATTTTGAGAATGAATGAGTACAATCTGGAGCAGTCAGTAGAGCATCTATGTCGTGTTTCTGAGTGGCACCCTATCCTTGATTGA
- the LOC101498514 gene encoding protein JOKA2-like: MYLSSVYTIGCNFFIAFVLIAMDSAMVIKVKYEDTLRRFSASVEENSRLDLNMVGLRAKISSIFNFTAYANFILRYVDEDGDLVNLVDDDDLRDVMRQQLKFLRIDVHMINNSGGKSDADGSSGSATPLNMI; this comes from the exons ATGTATTTATCTTCTGTATATACAATTGGTTGTAACTTCTTCATCGCTTTCGTTCTCATAGCTATGGACTCTGCTATGGTGATCAAG GTGAAATATGAAGATACTCTCAGGCGCTTCAGTGCTAGTGTGGAAGAGAACAGTCGCCTGGATCTTAATATGGTTGGGTTGAGAGCTAAGATAAGTTCTATTTTCAACTTCACCGCCTATGCAAATTTTATTCTGAGGTATGTTGATGAAGATGGAGACTTGGTGAATCTTGTGGATGATGATGATTTGCGTGATGTGATGAGACAACAATTAAAATTCTTGAGAATTGATGTACATATGATCAATAATTCTGGTGGTAAATCAGATGCTGATGGTTCTAGTGGAAGTGCCACCCCTTTAAACATGATTTGA